In Streptomyces sp. 1222.5, a single window of DNA contains:
- a CDS encoding flavodoxin family protein, with product MTTRLKILAINGSERDGNTADVLRHAAAIAEQRGVEFEIVDLRNIWMERCGPCGNCNDRPVPCALADGVPGVVQKMIDADGIVFAAPVHGFGTASLMQTFIERAGVGYLRFDRPLSNKVAGIISVARRYSAGEVWAQLTVNALLNRMIVVGSGFPATVHALHRGDALNDDEGLTNVQRLVDRMVDMIQLLDEHRRLTGRDDLLASDDVNERVGLALNETQVPA from the coding sequence GTGACAACACGTCTGAAGATCCTCGCCATCAACGGATCGGAGCGGGACGGCAACACCGCCGACGTCCTCCGGCACGCGGCTGCGATCGCCGAGCAGCGTGGTGTCGAGTTCGAGATCGTCGACCTGCGCAACATCTGGATGGAGCGCTGCGGCCCCTGCGGCAACTGCAACGACCGCCCCGTGCCCTGCGCCCTGGCGGACGGTGTGCCCGGCGTCGTACAGAAGATGATCGACGCGGACGGCATCGTCTTCGCGGCCCCGGTCCACGGATTCGGCACCGCGAGCCTGATGCAGACCTTCATCGAGCGGGCCGGCGTCGGCTACCTGCGCTTCGACCGGCCGCTGAGCAACAAGGTCGCCGGCATCATCTCCGTCGCCCGGCGCTACAGCGCAGGCGAAGTGTGGGCCCAGCTCACCGTCAACGCCCTGCTCAACCGGATGATCGTGGTGGGCAGCGGATTCCCGGCCACGGTGCACGCGCTGCACCGTGGCGACGCGCTCAACGACGACGAGGGGCTGACGAACGTGCAGCGCCTGGTCGACCGCATGGTCGACATGATCCAGCTGCTCGACGAGCACCGCCGGCTGACCGGCCGGGACGACCTGCTGGCCTCCGACGACGTCAACGAGCGCGTCGGCCTGGCCCTGAACGAGACGCAGGTGCCGGCATGA